Proteins encoded within one genomic window of Hermetia illucens chromosome 2, iHerIll2.2.curated.20191125, whole genome shotgun sequence:
- the LOC119648253 gene encoding adenine phosphoribosyltransferase — protein MNDEQRLAVVKEHIGEFPDFPKKGIVFKDIFTALTNGHVCTCLKELIVNHVRSKCPDVEVIVGLESRGFLFSFTIAAELGIGCVPVRKKGKLPGECVSVEYVLEYGKDVFEMQKDSIKKGQKVLIIDDLLATGGSMEAAVRLVRKLGGEVQEALVLIELPFLNGRKRLDCNVHSFIQY, from the exons ATGAATGATGAGCAGCGATTGGCGGTAGTGAAGGAACACATTGGGGAGTTCCCAGACTTTCCGAAAAAGGGAATCGTTTTCAA AGATATTTTCACAGCGCTGACAAATGGTCACGTGTGTACCTGCCTTAAGGAGTTGATCGTCAATCATGTCCGATCCAAGTGTCCGGATGTGGAAGTGATTGTGGGGTTGGAGTCGCGCGGGTTCCTGTTCAGCTTCACGATAGCCGCGGAATTAGGAATAGGATGTGTCCCCGTCCGCAAGAAAGGCAAATTGCCCGGGGAGTGCGTTTCCGTCGAATATGTCTTGGAATATGGGAAG GACGTTTTTGAGATGCAGAAAGATTCCATTAAGAAGGGCCAAAAGGTGCTAATTATAGATGATCTTCTTGCTACTGGAGGTTCCATGGAAGCAGCGGTACGTTTAGTTCGCAAACTCGGTGGCGAAGTACAAGAAGCGCTTGTACTTATAGAGCTTCCATTTCTCAACGGACGTAAGCGCCTTGACTGTAATGTTCATTCCTTTATACAATACTAG